The following are encoded together in the Bactrocera neohumeralis isolate Rockhampton chromosome 6, APGP_CSIRO_Bneo_wtdbg2-racon-allhic-juicebox.fasta_v2, whole genome shotgun sequence genome:
- the LOC126761772 gene encoding integrin-linked protein kinase codes for MEDIFHWCREGNSIQVRLWLEDTGNDMNLGDDHGFSPLHWCAKEGHTKLVETLIQRGARVNATNMGDDIPLHLAAAHGHRDIVQLLIRERSDVNAVNEHGNTPLHYACFWGYDMICDDLVNAGALVSIANKDNDTPLDKAKAGLSKRLHDLAERNGHDIKKISFKEQSWLGTKTRSRDATLSRFKGINLGELDLHTKIASTPSGETWRGRWQKNDVIAKILAVRHCTARISRDFNEEFPKLRIFSHPNILPIIGACNQPPNLITISQFMTRGSLFNLLHRATGIVVDTAQAVRCALDIARGMAYLHSLERIIPTYNLNSHHVMIDDDLTARINMGDAKFSFQEKGRIYQPAWMSPEALQRKPGDRNWEACDMWSFAIILWELTTREVPFAEWSPMECGMKIALEGLRVKIPPGTSPHMSKLITICMNEDAGKRPKFDMVIPILDKMKR; via the exons ATGGAAGATATATTTCATTGGTGCCGTGAGGGAAACTCGATACAAGTACGCCTTTGGCTCGAAGATACAGGCAATGATATGAATTTAGG TGATGATCACGGCTTCAGCCCCCTACATTGGTGTGCCAAAGAGGGCCATACGAAATTGGTGGAAACCCTAATACAGCGTGGCGCTCGCGTTAATGCCACTAATATGGGCGATGATATTCCTCTACATCTTGCGGCTGCACATGGACATCGCGACATTGTGCAATTA TTAATTCGTGAGCGCTCTGATGTCAACGCGGTAAATGAACACGGCAACACGCCGTTGCATTATGCCTGCTTTTGGGGTTACGATATGATCTGTGACGATCTAGTCAATGCTGGTGCGCTCGTTTCAATTGCCAACAAAGATAACGATACACCCTTAGATAAGGCCAAAGCTGGTTTGTCAAAGCGTCTGCATGATTTAGCCGAACGAAATGGTCATGACATCAAGAAAATCAGCTTTAAAGAACAAAGTTGGTTGGGTACCAAAACACGTTCACGCGATGCCACACTCTCGCGCTTTAAAGGTATTAATTTGGGTGAATTGGATTTGCATACAAAAATCGCCAGTACGCCGTCGGGTGAGACATGGCGTGGCCGTTGGCAGAAGAACGATGTTATAGCAAAG ATTTTAGCGGTGCGTCACTGTACGGCGCGTATATCGCGTGATTTCAACGAGGAGTTTCCAAAGCTGCGCATTTTCTCACATCCGAATATCTTGCCAATAATTGGCGCATGCAATCAGCCACCAAATCTTATTACAATTAGTCAG TTTATGACGCGTGGTTCACTCTTTAATTTGTTACATCGTGCCACTGGTATTGTCGTGGATACGGCGCAAGCAGTGCGTTGCGCCTTGGACATAGCACGTGGTATGGCGTATCTACACTCGCTGGAACGCATCATACCCACGTACAACTTGAACAGTCATCACGTCATG ATCGATGATGATTTGACCGCGCGCATCAATATGGGCGATGCGAAATTCTCCTTCCAAGAGAAGGGGCGCATTTACCAACCGGCCTGGATGTCACCGGAGGCGCTGCAACGCAAACCGGGCGATCGCAATTGGGAGGCGTGCGACATGTGGAGCTTCGCCATCATCCTATGGGAGCTGACAACGCGTGAGGTGCCGTTTGCCGAATGGTCGCCCATGGAGTGCGGCATGAAGATCGCCTTGGAGGGTCTGCGCGTGAAAATACCGCCGGGCACGTCGCCGCACATGTCGAAACTGATCACGATCTGCATGAATGAGGACGCcggcaagcgaccgaaattcgATATGGTCATACCGATTTTGGATAAAATGAAACGCTAA
- the LOC126761136 gene encoding multifunctional methyltransferase subunit TRM112-like protein, giving the protein MRLSTYNFLTSKAIKGVKVGFPLKLTIAKQDVVEAEFNPTFIERLLPRLDWSGIRLAAEVAGLNDDIPAELPANVAENEELLKKLHHLLLEIDVLEGQLECPETGRVFPITDGIPNMLLNEDEV; this is encoded by the exons atgaGGCTCAGCACTTATAACTTCTTAACATCTAAAGCCATAAAAGGTGTAAAAGTTGGCTTTCCACTTAAATTAACT ATAGCTAAACAGGACGTTGTTGAAGCAGAGTTTAATCCAACATTTATAGAGCGTCTACTGCCTAGACTTGACTGGTCAGGTATACGCTTAGCCGCTGAAGTG GCTGGGCTCAATGATGACATTCCTGCCGAACTACCCGCAAATGTCGCTGAAAATGAggagttattaaaaaaactgcacCATTTGTTGTTGGAGATTGATGTCCTTGAAGGGCAGCTGGAATGCCCTGAAACGGGTCGTGTTTTTCCAATAACCGATGGCATACCGAATATGCTGCTGAATGAGGATGAGGTTTAA